AAAAACATGAAATACAGACCTCAAAACTCGGTATATGACACTAAAATGATATTTAGCGTCCCCTTTATTGACAACCATTGTGACCTTCATTAGAATTTTGTCATTTCGGTCACATGCAGGCTATTTTCACACAATAATTCACAAAATTTAAATATCCATTACTTTAATGACAAGGCAATGAGCTGTTGTGGAAAAAAACAATGAAGAGTAGGCTAATGGGTATCAAAATTCCCAAGCTTCCCAGATAACTTGAGAGGGTTCGTGTCCAATATTTAACTAGAAACTGTCACATGTCGGGTCTTTGTCTGTTGTGTTTTCCCCTGTACTTCCTGGTTTCGTTTCAGTCACATGTTCCTTATGTTTCCCGCCACTTTTCTGTTCCCTCATTAGTTTAGTATTGTCATCTGTGTATAATCATCTGTGTCACCTGTTCCCCCTCATTAATCTGTCATCAGTGTGTGCATTTAAGTTCCTAGGTTCCACTCTGTCTTTGTCCGGTCTTGTTGTTCACATCTTGTTGGTCAAGTCGTGATGTTCCTACCTTGCTGTTCCTGATATGCTGAGATAAGTGTTCGATGTTTCTTGTAAAGTCAAGTTGATTATTAATAAAGATCCTTTGAGTTTGGAAGTCTTGGAATCTCCTTCAGTATGACATCAGCACGTAACAGAAACGTGTATTTACGATAATCTGGGTAGCTCATGAATGCAGCATCAGTCTGTCTCATTCTCATACTGACATTACCAAGGTTACTGTAGTCAGTCGGATTCAGTCTGTATCCAGaccagatggtggacctgcacctaAAGATAACCACAACATCCCTGAATGTCAGCAGAGACCATGACTACCAGACGGGCCTTTGAAACAGACCTCCTGTGACGATATCGTAGTAGTCTGTTTATTTATCCATTTGGAACATACCCACTCAGACATTTAACAATGACAGTTAGTTTGGATTTGCATCGGGGAACTCAATACTGTTGGCCAGATGGCGGTAATTCCAAAGCATAGAATAAAGGATGCCTCTTATCATTCACAATGATGTTAGCTTTATTCAGCACTCTCTCTTTATATATACACTCTTGTTAATGTAACTCCAAAAAATGTTCTTGTCATTGTTAGTACTTTCCTcagtgatttttttctttttttcttttcctaaGCACATGAAATAGCTCACACAGAATGTCATAATGTTTTCAATAAAAGCCCCATAAAACATCAAAAGCATTCTGCTATGGACATTAAAATACAGTGATTTCTTTAAGAAATACAACCTCTGTAGTATCTTCTTACTTACATAATCAGTCCTATTTGAGCTTATGGTCCAAAACAATATGGTATTTATAATTTGTTACTAATTGTATTTGCTCTATTTAAGAGGAGATTAGATTTCTCACACCTGTCATCCGCATCCCCCTCAGCGAAGGCCACAAGAACCAGACGAGTCCTCTGCACAGACCAGTCCAATCTCAAGCAGAAGGAACTGGTTGAAATATTCTGAATGACATCAGTCCACATCTGATTTGTGATGCAGCTTGAATTAAATCACATGATGTTCGTTCTCCTGGCCAGAGGAGAAATGTTCCCCCAACTGAGGGTTTTTGCTCTCTTAGAAGGGGCATCTTAATGTTCTGCAATATTATCGACTATATTTGACACTATTGGATGATAACTTAACTGAGCCAGATAATGACATCACTGTATTCTCCAGCTCTGCTTTATAGATGAAACAAATTCATCCCATAATTGATGAACTTTAGAGTGCGGCCATTTAACTCGTTCAAAATGGGCAGTTCATTTGGAAACTCCCTCAGGTATGAGTTTCATTAACCTGGACTTGGAATGGATTACACAAGCCAGTTTTGGAGTCTCATGGAATGTATGATAGGCCATCATGCAAGATCTGCTGCagataaatggtaaatggactgcatttatatagtgctttcaacagacccattgccaccaaagcgctttacatattgcctcacattcacccattcatacactaaCAGCAGTGTCAGcaatgcaaggcgccatccagcttgtcgggagcagggtgtcttgctcaaggatacctcgacacttggtcaggtggaaccggggatcgaaccacttAGCCACTGTCGCCCACAATACGCGGATCAGTTTGATCACTTGTTAGCTGCACTCAAATTATCCTTGTTTACATTGCTTAAAAAACTCCCGTAACTACATGAACTTAAATTTAGAAGTTGTTTCtacaaaaaaatgttatttacttaaagctacactgtgtgatatttttcccccatctagcggtgaaaaggtatatgaccattcagtgaataatagtttctgttcctctcaattctgatttcattccaactcctacggtggccgattaagtccaagattaacatggcaatcctcctcttcacgtTCAACATgatgccatcgagtgttaaaaagcgaaaggcgaagcttgaatttatgggtatgtccctctttggctaatgtactttcaagatggaggggcaacatgtcgaccagcattcgaacccctcacccgtatgtattttcaatggcattttTAAACTTACGAGaaaactttattacttgaaagaagtaaatatacattaatgagcacatatatttttgaaagaactaagtgtttttagctaagaataaactaaaaaagttgcacagtgtagctttacagggttacttcaccgattagcatatggctttgtatcagtagaaaccctggagtatattcaaatgatcgtgttCATCTTCCAGGCGCTGAAGTTCCTCTTTAATAAGTGTTTGTTCAGTTAACATTGCTGagtgaaacaaacaaactgggcagtggatctgtagttcccagcatgctttgcaagggactgcattAGGAGAGTACATTTAGAGagtaaagtgttattttatgttttagggaaagatgttgttagtttatattagtgtgtaatgttcagttatgttgggcatttagaggagtttctgtaattttggtgTTACCGAATAGGGGTGCCTGTGTTTAGGCTCTGGGCACACATATGCTCATATTTATTGGATAGAATTTTTGCCCTCAATTAAAtttagtttgtccaatgagtaatttttgcatcttGTTTGTAAAAATATGCTTGTTATTTAATAGTTATTCACTTACACTTGTAGAGCAAATGGATCaaggtaaattaaattaataaatgtgttcaccttacataataaacttttataaattgaacataaaaacattaaataaagtgCACATATAAACATTATGTAACTGACAAATACAAATGGTTTGaatttactcaaagaaattgtGTCAGCTTGACTTGAATTTCTTTTGTTCATAGTTGCGTGACACTGCTTTTTTAAGTCAATTAAACGTCTTTTTTGTGTGTAGTTGAAGGCCTGAGTATCTTCTCTTTATGTGTGTACTTGCAGAGAAGCAGGCGATGTTGTGAATGAGCTTATGTAATGCATCAGAGCAATTCAGTTTAAATTCTATTTCAAGGTATTATGATCAAACACAGGAGTATTCAGATATAAGATCAGCGCATAGTGTGTTTAAGAGTGTTTGAGGAATTGTAATAATGGACATTTAATGGATGGTTTCAAATTCAAATTGAGTTGGGAAAATGCAATGACACTTACTCCTTAAAATAACTTCATAATGGCATGATATATCttacaatattaaaaaacaaatgtagGATGTCCACAATATTGGACTAGTCTGTGAGCCATCTAGGAATGGAAGCTTCCAACATAATAAACCAATCAAGTCTCAGTAATGTCTGCCAATTTCTTGACTCACACCATGCCTGAGTGCTCTCCAATGTCTTTGATGCAATTTGAAGTCTAcattaaagtatttatttttaatgaattgaAGCAGAACTTGGTGAGTGTCCCCCAGATGCCTGCTAGATTCAGTCTTAAAATGATGAAAAAAGTACTGTGTTTCTAAATACGTACCCTGAATTCTCAGAGTTTCTTAGCTGTAGTACAACAAAATTATGCAAACAAAGGGCATCTAGTTCTTCAAATGGCCACCAACGATTCAATGTCATTCAGACATCTCTCACAAAATGACCATCTTAGTTTCAAGGCTTTTTTAATGCAATAAGCCACTCTGTGGGAACTTTTCTTGTAAGGGTTCTGTAAAAACACTGTGTAGCCTGGGGTCATGTGGTCAACTATCAGTAGGTGGTTTGTGGTTTTattttaatcacatattttgatGGTATTATCTTAAATCAGTAAGCAGAAAAACCCAATGTATTCGGAATGAAAGGAAATATGAGTTTATACAAAACACCCTTTCACTCCTATTTTTTTATAGGCCCAATTGTAACAATGCAGAGAAACCCTTGTTATGTTCCCTATAAAATCCTCCATGAGTTGATATACTGTGTGATTCAAAATGCATCTGTAGCACataaatctcacaataaaacaGTGTGGAAAAGCCAAGAACACCTTGCAAACATCAGTACTTTTTACCATGTTACCATGACATGGTTTTTCACAATCTCTTTCTCATATataacttattttgaataagaattgacatttttttcccctctcaaATTATAAGATCTGACGAATTATTTTTGATGAAAATATACAGTATGTTCACTGAAGATTAAAATGTTAGTTTTTCCTGtaaactaaattatattttttagtcTCTCTACACTAACACTTCAACTTATGTAAGCTATTACATTTCAAACGGAGGAGGCTGCAGAATTTCATTTAATAAAAACGTCTGCCCATTTTCAACACACACTAAAATGAGCTTTAATTTTCTCACCAGCCATTTtttttcaatgcaatgcaacCATTCAGCTGAAGTTTTTGTTTCCAAGTGGAATTTTAGTTTGCAGGAGGGGTTCTTTTACTAGCCTGTATTTATTTCAAGTCCTGCCATGGTTAGGTCATGAAAGTGATTAAACTAGAGATTTGCTGTATAGTTTCACAGCTGGGTCTGGGCAAAGCATCAAATGTGCGTTGTTTTACTTGGCTGTACAATCAAACTGTGTTTGCTTTGTGCATATATGTTTGCATACTGACGttacatatatttttgtttcatgtaCTAAGCGGCTTTTGAGGTAGAGCTTCTTAAATACTCAACCCCCCCCAGGCACTGCATGCATTAATGCCCTCAGGAGTCTGGCtcccaaaatgttttttatcataataacTGAAAGTGCTTATGAAAACCTTCTTTGTTGTTATATAAGTACCTTTCAAAATGATATCCACAAAGGATATAgcaatttatataaaatatatatttaaatgaatgtgCGTTAAGTCTAGGGCCAATTCAAAGTATTTCTGAATTACAATTGCTTTGCAATGATTGCAAAATTACAGCTAATACAAAAAGGTCCTTATTTCCCTCTGTCCACAAAAATGAAAGATTCTTCCGAGTGAATTGTTTCTTTTCCTTTTCCCCCTATATAATTGGTGTTGAATTCCTCTTTCTCCACAGCAGCTAACCAGGGTGTTGGATGGGAAAACTTTCTAATCTTTGTGGGTTTGATTCAGGGTTAGCGATAGGCATGTACCATGCCCAAACATGGCTTCTGCCAAGACACTTATGAAATTCAGATAAGTAAATATGtcattttacattataatattaatgtATCAGTTAGGAATAGAACATGAGGTACAAAACAGAAGTTATGTAAGCCTGGGTTTACATCTAAATAGTTATATTCATTTTGTTGTTGTGCTTCCGTTACTTGTATTCCTTTTCCTTAATTACTGGCTAGTTGCTATGGTTACTGATTAGtttcacctgtgtctcatcTTTCCTTTGTTTGCCCTGTCTATTTAAAGCCTTGTGTTTCAATTACTCCTAGTTCTATTTTCTCCATGTGTGGTATGCTATCTCCTAAATTCCTGTTATTTATATAGGGGACATTTACACAACACTGTTTTTAACTAAAAACGATACACAAAGTGGCAAACTACTGGCCTGACAGATCAGTTTGACAATGGTGCCTTCTGAAAAACGGCAAGgaacatttttagttttttttgttcttttgtatgtcattgtcatgtaaacataccctaaATTTGCATTTAGCCTTTATTTACaggtattttaaaaatgaaaatgtaaagaaaaCACAAAGAATTAGGTGTGAACACCATTCAAATAGTATTAACATCTAATACTATTTGATCAGTTATGGAAGTAGGTTTTTTGGTAACACTCTACAATAAGGTCTAATTTCTTAACTTTAGTGAGGTAGACACGCTGAAAAAAGTATGTCGGATTTCATGATTTAATTGTGTGCATCAGTCgcacatgaatcaattaagttaaacataatttgttcatttATCTTCAACTTCATgctgaatacattttaagtgacaTAATTATGTTTACTCAAAGTTTAATTTATATGGCTCCCTGACATGATTCGGGCATTCATTTTCATATATTCATTTATTCGTCCACATCAATTTCATATAGTTTATGTTACACAACTGAATTATAATATTGCACTAGCTGGTTGACATACTTTAAGCTAGCAAAAGCACACATTAGCATATTAAATGCTAAGCATTAAAATGGAGGCCAGTTTCAACTTTTTGAGTTTCTCACAGTGGAGCTTCGGgggcataaaaggaggagcgggACCAGAGACTAGGTCTGGGACATGTATGTTtggtttatgtgtgtgttactttttgttttgtgtttgtttattttatagttaaacatctgccggttcccgcctccttgtTCCCTTATCAACAAACCTCATTTCATTGGTGCCAAAACCCAGGAGGAAGGAGGAACGTGCTGTCGAAGAGCTCTCCCCACTGTGGGAAATCTGTGGTGCCGTCGAGCTGAGCAGAAGATGCTGCCATAGACGCTTGAAGTGGTGGGATGGAGTGAGTTCCCTGGGGGGCTGGAGGGAGTGGAGGATTCGCCACCATGCGCAGTGAGCAAGACCCTGCTGCCGTCCTCCATGATGGGGAGGAGGAAGTAATGGGGTACTGGCATTGCGGTCCACCAGGCATCACCAGGAATCAGAGGGCCATCCACCAAGTGCTATTCAGCACCACCACCAAACATTTTGGAGGAGTTCATGACAGCTGTTGAAGGACCAGATGGCAGTGCATTTTGGGAACCGGACCAATATTTTTTGTAAGAGTCTCTGTCTCGCCTAATGCTTACGCCTCCTTTTCTCTCACCTCTTCTGCACCCCAGGGGCCGCGGGAGAGTAGAGCCCAGTCTCGAGTCGAGGgtatgggaaaacttgatgtgGGTATGTGGCGAGCAGGACGAGGCCGAAAACAATAAGCATGGTGTGAGGCCGGTGGTGTGAGTGTTAATGCAAGTCTCGGAGGAGCttcgggagcataaaaggaggagcgacaACAGTGAAGGATgtgagaggaccaggcctgggaCATTtacgttatgttttgtttatgtatgTGCAGTCGTCCGTGAAGGGCTGTCATTTcacttttgttttgtgtgtgtttatataaataattaaagtgTTGCACGCTCCCGGTTCCCCCCTCCTTCTTCTCTTTGCAACTAACCTCATTACAgctagttaatgcattaactatcATACACTTAAAAGCATGAGATATATccatacagcatttattaactttTGTTAACGATATAGTTAACCAAAAATGGTATTCATGTTCAAactgcattaattaatattaactgATGCAACATTTCATCTTAAAAAATTTAGGCCGATAGTAAATGTTAAGCTGATCTTTACTTTAAGATTAGTATTGTTCATGTAACTAATGCTGTGAACTCATGttaacaaattaaactttattataaagtgttactggTTTTAATTGAGAATTGTTTTATGATAAACACAAcccagcatatatatatatatatatatatatatatatatatatatatatatatatatatatatatatatatatatatatatatattataattctaGGTTTCTGTTTACTAAAGCATTCCAAAACCTTTAAAAATGTCTCATAGAGCCACATTATAACTAATGGATCTAAAAGGTGAATTGCTGCGCGCACACAATTATTACAGTCTGTTAGAATGCACCTATTTTGTATTTGAGAGGATAAGTTATGGTTTTTATAATACCACAATTAACTATATTGCCGTTTTGTAACTTGAGCCAGACCAGAAACCATATGCTTGGTTTGGAGGCCAAACTTAATGTCTTGCAGCTCTGaaggtaaaataataaataagggaCTAGGTACATCAACATGACCGAATTCCTCAACGGTGAGAAAGATTAGCTGCTAAAATTCCTGAAGTGGACAGAGACAATGGGtaaatatataatgtcatattttACCACAGGCTATCGATACACAAAATAAGGGACTACAAGGGACTTATACGAATTCCTAAGTCCGCTATTTTGCATATCATGCTGACATGAGCTGTCATGTTTGGCTCCTCTGAAACTACACGTGTGTCGGTGTGTGTGAGCGCGCGGTCACCGGTGGGTGGTGTCAGCACGCGCTATAAATACATTTGatctgaatgtttaaaaaaatcgcATTTTCCTTTACACCAGGGATTTTTCAGAGATGATAAAGATGATGCTCAGAAATGATCTCTGCACTGAACTGGAATTGTTTTGGAAGACATATAGAAACTCGGATAACCGCGCCTGACAACTTTTTCACAACTAAATATTGGTCGCGCGCTCAATAAGGACGCTGGCAAAATGGCAAAACTGTTCCCTGATGCCCTTTTGTTAGTTGTGAGTTTGATAAACATATTCACCAAGGGTAAGTGCTACAGCTAGACTGAACCGCTGTCCTTTGTATGAGTTACATCagtaaattgtgttaaaattgATAAGAGACTTTAGCCTAATAGGTTGTTATTTGACCAGTTTTAGTTTTTATCCTGTAGGCCTACATATGCTATTTTGTCCTCATAACTGGCTGTTATTGCTTAATTAGTGGGTGAATCCTAGGAAACATGTAAAGAACATGTCAGCATcacaatacagaaaaaaatgggtTTGATTtgaattataaaattatttaaagttatttttttggAAGATTACGAGTTTTTACATTGTGATATTATTGTCATGTAAATTATTTAGGCATAAACTTTAAAAttctaagaaaaaaaagttcccTCAATGTTATGCGATAACAATAAGATTAGCAATAATATGAAAAACGTGGTAACAATTTACAAAAGTGTTAcatttattaacattagttaagtTTATTAGTTTACGGTTTATATGAATTAACAATGAAAAATCCTTCCGAAGTAATTATTACTCTTTAATGTTACTTTCGatatttactaatacattacttaaatcaaaagttgtatctgttaaTTAACATGAACAATGAATAgttgtattttaattaataactaattttaacaaagattaataataggcctactgtatcaaatgtattgctcattgttagttattACACTAAATGATgctaatttttgcatcatggtaGAATTTCTTGTAATGATTTACATTGTTGGTTATTAAAATAACAACACtttaggttacactttattttaagatgaCAGTTGTACTTACTCAAAGAACTACGGAGTAATAGTAATTAACTATATGTATAAAGTTAGGGTTTGATTTAGGGTTTAGTTCATTGATTTAGTTACTTGTGATTATGCATCATTTGCTGTTGTTAGGAAGTACCTAATAGTAACGTGTAACTATGCCACTTGTTACCCAATTTTATTATGTATGTTGTCAGTAATGAGAAtgagaattacatttataattggAATTATAAAAAAGTCACACAAAATAATCATAGTTCTTAATTGGGCCAAAGTgtgtaaaaatgtatactgtgtgtgtgtgtgtgtgtgtgtgtgtgtgtgtgtgtgtgtgtgtgtgtgtgtgtgtgtcattattGTTCtgtaacaataataatgatgcAAAATTTCCTCAATTTGCTCAAAATTTGGTGCATCATTTTCCCGTACAGGAGACCTACACTCATTACCAAGCTTCTCTGATGATCCGAACAGTGTTTTACATCAGCAGACAGAAGCAGAGCTCATTTCAGCATCACACACCCACACAAGATCCAAGCGCTGCACTTGCTACTCTTTCAAGGACAGGGAATGTGTTTATTACTGTCACTTGGGCATCATCTGGATCAACACCCCACAGTGAGTATACATTTACAGTATCATCATTGCCAAGCTAATGAAAGCACTGACATACTACTGATGATCATAATACAGATGATCATAAGACAGATGATGATTGATTTGTCTGCCTAAGTACCTAAGTATTTCACCAAATAACATACAGTGTATGTATTAAGATTTTGAAAATCTAATTTAATTAAACGTGTTAGCAATATATTAGgttaaaatatactaaaaattaaatgtgtttaccaACCTACAAACTAAGTAACTGAATATTCTGCAGAAACACACATGCACTCCTCTGAATGTTGTATTGTTAGGGTGGTCTGAACAAAATAAACCCCTGGGAAAGTAATAAATTCAATGTCTGCAATTAAGGCAAGGCTTGTCAGTCATGCTGAAGAACATATTTTGAAAGTCTTGTTCAGGCTTGCAGCTTGATCAATGATCAACACAGTGACCTTTATTTTCAGAACAGGAGCACTAAGAGGTACTTAAAGTAATAATTGGATATGGtcgttctttcttttttcttttccattTATTTAGACCATATTTTTTCCTACCAAAGAGTCATAGTAAGTAAACACTAAGTAGTTGTAATTCAACTTTGATTATTAAGGGGTTTGAGGACAAAACACATGAATACAGTGCAACCCCTGACATGATATATTACATTAAGCTGCTAAAAGGTAGGTTTTactttttaaacaatataaactaaaataaagctAATTATCCGACTATAAATTTACTAAATAGGTCTATTATATTATAGTTTCCAATGAGGATGAATATGATAACAAAGTTAATGAATGAATCAAACTGTCTAATgtgcatatttacatatattgTCGTAATGCTGCAACAACCACAGCCACCTGGAGTTGGTATAGCTAACACAACCCAGGGTGAAGGGCTGGGGGTTTGCAGTTTACCTTATCTGTAACGTCTTTTCTTTTTGCCGAAAAGCCCGGGGACTGATGAATGAGTTGAGTACAATGTTGTAAACTTACAGTCCAAGTGATGTTTATTCAGACAGCTGTCTCTACACACATGCTCCAAGTTATTAAattcaaaaacacaataaagaaataaacaaaacattcaaattaaacaTCATAATGCATAAAGACATATGCTGAGAACAGCAAACTAGGCCCAACTAGGTCCTTGGCCCAACTATCCTC
This region of Pseudorasbora parva isolate DD20220531a chromosome 6, ASM2467924v1, whole genome shotgun sequence genomic DNA includes:
- the edn3b gene encoding endothelin-3b; its protein translation is MAKLFPDALLLVVSLINIFTKGDLHSLPSFSDDPNSVLHQQTEAELISASHTHTRSKRCTCYSFKDRECVYYCHLGIIWINTPQRTVPYGMSSYRSPQRLRRSSGTMLHRCTCADHNDGQCYHFCDASLTERTFTWVKPLASRRTLRL